From one Flavobacteriales bacterium genomic stretch:
- a CDS encoding FtsX-like permease family protein, producing MMLVKIAWKNIWRHKVRSFVVISAIAIGLMAGIFASAFVNGMMVQKIDSVVKMELSHFQIHDTLFRKEMSVKAVLEKGEDIMGDIIADDRIKIASGRVISTAMLGSANYSGSVKVVGIDPKNEALTTGLAGRLVEGKYFEGVKRNPIFISQVMADKYKIKIRSKVVLTLQDITGEMVAESFKVVGIFDSKNKMYDKLNVFVRKSDLRRVVNMDALQLHEIGVLIEKDEEAEVLAEEYQEKYSELEVLPWLDLASGMRYMVEATGMYTYILVGIILVALLFSIINTMLMAVLERVKEIGMLMAVGMKKQKIFGMVMLETVFLSFIGAPVGLLISYLLITHFGEVGIDLAGAAYEDVGFATVIYPFLDFKSYINILVMVFFMAVFAAIYPAIKALSLNPVEAIRK from the coding sequence ATGATGTTAGTAAAGATTGCTTGGAAAAATATTTGGAGACATAAGGTCAGAAGCTTTGTCGTTATTTCGGCTATTGCAATAGGTTTAATGGCAGGGATTTTTGCCTCAGCATTTGTCAATGGAATGATGGTTCAAAAGATCGATAGTGTGGTGAAAATGGAATTGTCACATTTTCAGATTCATGACACCTTATTTCGAAAGGAAATGAGCGTTAAAGCTGTACTTGAAAAAGGTGAAGATATTATGGGGGATATTATTGCAGACGATCGAATCAAGATTGCTTCTGGGAGAGTTATTTCAACAGCTATGCTTGGTTCAGCCAATTATTCTGGTTCAGTAAAAGTAGTAGGGATTGATCCCAAAAATGAAGCATTAACAACTGGTTTAGCGGGTCGTTTAGTTGAGGGGAAATATTTTGAGGGAGTAAAAAGGAATCCCATCTTTATCAGTCAAGTTATGGCTGATAAATATAAGATCAAGATTCGTTCAAAAGTTGTGTTAACACTCCAAGATATAACTGGTGAAATGGTTGCAGAATCATTTAAAGTTGTTGGTATTTTTGATTCAAAGAACAAAATGTATGATAAATTAAATGTATTTGTTAGAAAGTCAGATTTAAGACGAGTAGTTAATATGGATGCACTACAACTTCATGAAATAGGTGTTTTAATTGAGAAAGATGAAGAAGCAGAGGTTTTGGCAGAAGAATATCAGGAGAAATATTCTGAATTAGAGGTTTTACCCTGGTTAGATTTAGCATCGGGTATGCGTTATATGGTAGAGGCTACTGGTATGTATACTTATATTTTGGTAGGTATTATTTTAGTTGCATTACTGTTTAGTATCATTAATACGATGTTAATGGCTGTTTTAGAACGTGTTAAAGAAATTGGAATGTTAATGGCAGTAGGAATGAAAAAGCAAAAAATATTTGGGATGGTGATGTTAGAAACAGTGTTTTTATCTTTTATAGGAGCACCTGTAGGACTATTAATTTCTTACCTATTAATTACTCATTTTGGAGAAGTAGGAATAGATCTGGCAGGAGCAGCATACGAAGATGTTGGTTTTGCTACAGTAATTTATCCTTTTTTAGATTTTAAAAGTTATATCAATATTTTGGTAATGGTCTTTTTTATGGCTGTATTTGCAGCAATATATCCAGCGATTAAAGCATTGTCATTAAACCCTGTTGAAGCAATAAGAAAATAA
- a CDS encoding ABC transporter ATP-binding protein, with amino-acid sequence MSKLVIETKDLYKIYKGVVNVRAVDGVNLQIEDNEFTAIVGPSGSGKTTLLNIIGGLDRASKGSVVVNGTEISKKSDNELIDFRLKHIGFVFQSYNLIPVLSAKENTEFIMLMQGVDKKRREERVTSLLTQVGLGDKMDNKPTQLSGGQQQRVAVARALASKPDFVLADEPTANLDSKSATNLLDIMAKLNEEEGVTFIFSTHDQRVIDRAKRVITLEDGKIVSDIRK; translated from the coding sequence ATGAGCAAATTAGTTATTGAAACCAAAGATTTATACAAAATCTACAAAGGTGTAGTGAATGTAAGAGCTGTAGATGGTGTAAATCTTCAGATAGAAGATAATGAATTTACGGCCATTGTAGGACCTTCTGGTTCAGGAAAGACAACATTGCTCAATATTATCGGAGGGTTAGATAGAGCTTCAAAAGGAAGTGTTGTTGTTAATGGTACAGAAATCTCAAAAAAATCGGATAATGAATTAATTGATTTTCGTTTGAAACATATAGGTTTTGTTTTTCAAAGCTATAATCTTATTCCAGTACTTTCAGCTAAAGAAAATACGGAGTTTATTATGCTTATGCAGGGAGTTGATAAGAAGAGACGAGAAGAACGAGTAACTTCATTATTAACTCAAGTAGGACTAGGAGATAAGATGGATAATAAGCCTACTCAACTGTCTGGTGGCCAGCAGCAACGTGTCGCAGTAGCAAGGGCTTTGGCTTCAAAGCCTGATTTTGTTTTGGCAGATGAACCAACGGCAAATTTAGATTCAAAAAGTGCTACAAATTTATTAGATATTATGGCTAAATTGAATGAAGAAGAGGGAGTAACTTTTATTTTTTCTACCCATGATCAACGTGTTATTGATAGGGCTAAAAGAGTGATAACGCTTGAAGATGGTAAAATTGTTTCAGATATTCGAAAATAG
- a CDS encoding 4Fe-4S dicluster domain-containing protein, whose protein sequence is MAIIITDECINCGACEPECPNNAIYEGGAEWKFSEGTSLKGKVTGANSGITVDADAENEPVDMDVYYIVPDKCTECKGFHDEPQCAAVCPVDCCVDDEDIRETDEELLAKKDALHNA, encoded by the coding sequence ATGGCAATAATAATTACAGACGAATGTATTAATTGTGGGGCTTGTGAGCCAGAATGCCCTAATAATGCTATTTATGAGGGGGGAGCAGAATGGAAGTTTTCTGAAGGTACATCCTTAAAAGGAAAAGTAACAGGAGCTAATAGTGGGATTACTGTTGATGCAGATGCTGAAAATGAGCCTGTAGATATGGACGTTTACTATATCGTTCCAGATAAATGTACTGAATGTAAAGGTTTCCATGACGAACCACAATGTGCAGCAGTTTGCCCTGTAGACTGTTGTGTAGACGACGAAGATATTAGAGAAACAGACGAAGAACTATTGGCTAAAAAAGATGCATTACACAATGCATAG
- a CDS encoding ABC transporter permease, with the protein MYLKLAWRNLWRNKARTFITMAAVLLAVLLSTLMMSMKEGVYVGMIDSMVGAYTGYGQVHTKGYWDEPIIDNCFEFTEDLAQKLKNESEVKGYTPRIEGFALSSSEDQTKGAMVLGIDTELELAHSQLNQQVIEGAYLEQNDKGILLGKGLAKSLHLTVGDTIVLIGQGYHGSTAAGKYPIRGIVRFGSPELSNQLAILEAKQAQLFFGLENQFTSLILHFYENEAAAKVTSNLAEKLGSEYEVMDWTALSPDLVSMIETDRVEGYVFMFILYMVISFGIFGTVLMMLSERKHEFGVLVSIGMKRIRLAIVVWIEILTINLMGAILGMLAAFPIAYFFYKNPIKLGEDVQEMMEDYGMEAVIQTSVDPSIFISQATIVLIIGSVIAIYPFINITRLNVIKAMRS; encoded by the coding sequence ATGTATTTAAAGTTAGCTTGGAGAAACTTATGGCGTAATAAGGCGCGAACATTTATTACAATGGCTGCTGTATTATTGGCTGTACTTCTTTCTACTTTGATGATGAGTATGAAAGAGGGGGTATATGTTGGAATGATAGACTCTATGGTTGGGGCATATACTGGTTATGGACAAGTACACACTAAAGGTTATTGGGATGAACCCATCATAGATAATTGTTTTGAGTTTACAGAAGATTTAGCGCAAAAACTGAAGAATGAAAGTGAGGTTAAAGGTTATACTCCGAGAATAGAGGGATTTGCATTATCCTCATCTGAAGACCAAACAAAAGGAGCTATGGTCTTAGGAATTGATACAGAGTTAGAATTGGCTCATTCTCAGTTAAACCAACAGGTTATTGAGGGAGCTTATCTTGAGCAAAATGATAAAGGAATATTATTAGGTAAAGGATTAGCTAAATCTTTGCATTTAACAGTAGGAGATACCATTGTATTAATAGGGCAGGGGTATCACGGTTCTACAGCTGCAGGAAAGTATCCCATTAGAGGAATTGTTCGATTTGGGTCGCCTGAATTAAGTAATCAACTAGCTATTTTAGAAGCAAAACAAGCTCAACTTTTCTTTGGATTAGAAAACCAATTTACAAGTTTAATATTGCACTTTTATGAAAATGAAGCTGCTGCTAAAGTAACCAGTAATTTGGCTGAAAAATTAGGAAGTGAATATGAAGTGATGGATTGGACAGCATTATCTCCTGATTTAGTCAGTATGATTGAAACAGATAGAGTTGAGGGATATGTTTTTATGTTTATTCTTTATATGGTCATTTCATTTGGAATTTTCGGAACAGTATTGATGATGTTATCTGAACGAAAGCATGAATTTGGAGTGTTAGTTTCAATAGGGATGAAGCGTATTCGTTTAGCAATAGTAGTATGGATAGAGATCTTGACAATCAACTTGATGGGAGCTATATTGGGGATGTTAGCAGCTTTCCCAATAGCGTATTTCTTTTATAAAAACCCAATAAAGTTAGGAGAAGATGTGCAAGAGATGATGGAAGATTATGGTATGGAAGCTGTAATTCAAACATCTGTAGATCCTTCTATTTTTATTTCGCAAGCAACTATTGTGTTGATTATAGGGAGTGTGATTGCGATTTACCCTTTTATAAATATTACGCGATTAAATGTAATTAAAGCCATGAGAAGTTAA
- a CDS encoding outer membrane lipoprotein-sorting protein, which yields MKLLNIIFLSIVFYSPLYAQTAQEIIQKAEDKMRSGSLYAEMSITTVRPKWSRTMSMKTWSKGTDFSIVLITAPAKEKGTVFLKRYKEAWNWVPSIQRSIKLPPSMMSQSWMGTDFTNEDMIQESSNVRDYKHNILKDEIVAGRKVWKIELIPYEETAVVWGKVIVYIDKVDYIQLRTEMYDEDGYLVNTMKASNIKEMGGKLLATKMEMIPEDKAGHKTILEYSKIQFDQPIEEQFFSVQNMKRLK from the coding sequence ATGAAATTATTAAATATAATATTTCTTTCAATAGTATTTTATAGTCCACTGTATGCTCAAACAGCACAAGAAATTATTCAAAAGGCTGAAGATAAGATGAGGAGTGGAAGTTTATATGCTGAGATGTCTATTACAACAGTTCGACCAAAATGGAGTAGAACAATGTCAATGAAAACTTGGTCAAAAGGAACTGATTTCTCAATTGTATTAATTACAGCTCCTGCAAAGGAAAAAGGGACAGTCTTTTTAAAACGTTATAAGGAAGCTTGGAACTGGGTGCCCTCTATACAGCGTTCGATAAAGCTGCCACCTTCTATGATGTCTCAATCTTGGATGGGAACAGACTTTACCAACGAAGATATGATTCAAGAGTCTTCTAATGTAAGGGATTATAAACATAATATTTTAAAAGATGAAATTGTAGCAGGTAGGAAAGTATGGAAAATAGAACTGATTCCTTATGAAGAAACGGCGGTCGTTTGGGGAAAAGTCATTGTTTATATCGATAAGGTTGATTATATACAATTACGTACAGAAATGTATGATGAGGATGGTTATTTAGTCAACACAATGAAAGCATCTAACATCAAAGAAATGGGAGGGAAGCTATTGGCTACTAAAATGGAAATGATTCCTGAAGATAAAGCGGGACATAAAACCATCTTAGAATATTCTAAAATTCAATTTGATCAACCAATAGAGGAGCAGTTTTTTTCTGTCCAAAATATGAAACGCTTAAAATGA
- a CDS encoding CBS domain-containing protein: MELYLDSADIEEIKEVSKLGLIAGLTTTPTFMHRHGITDVDGAIVELSKIVDVLQIEALGSTAEEIVAEAYRQEALGLDRKKTVYKIPISMEGAKACKQLTDDGFMVNIHLVYTLQQAFMAMNAGATYICPLVGRLQDQGHDALSLVAQCVEAVNYYGYNSKIMFSSVRHSEHVRNAINLGVHTVTVPWKVMKQLTENNFTKTGTEEFEVHTRLMTVKVKEAINNNNPVVTADTTISDCLLKMTAGGFGAVTVISESNEPIGIFTDGDLRRLIESEGTDGINKNVGDLDLNIPLSIDSDEILFKAQEIFTKNKVDGLVVTENGKVIGMLDIQDLV, translated from the coding sequence ATGGAATTATATTTAGATTCAGCAGATATAGAAGAAATAAAAGAGGTCAGTAAACTAGGCTTAATTGCAGGGCTTACTACTACTCCAACTTTTATGCACAGACACGGTATCACAGATGTAGATGGTGCTATTGTAGAATTATCTAAAATTGTAGATGTTCTACAAATAGAAGCTTTAGGTTCAACAGCAGAAGAAATTGTAGCAGAAGCATACAGACAAGAAGCTTTAGGACTTGATCGTAAGAAAACTGTTTACAAAATTCCTATTTCAATGGAAGGTGCTAAAGCTTGTAAGCAATTGACTGATGATGGTTTTATGGTAAACATACACTTAGTTTATACCTTACAACAAGCTTTTATGGCGATGAACGCTGGAGCAACTTATATTTGTCCTTTAGTTGGTAGATTACAGGATCAAGGACATGATGCTTTATCTTTAGTTGCTCAATGTGTGGAGGCTGTGAATTACTATGGATATAATTCAAAAATTATGTTCTCATCAGTTAGACATTCTGAACATGTTAGAAATGCTATTAACTTAGGTGTTCATACAGTAACTGTTCCTTGGAAAGTGATGAAACAATTAACAGAAAACAATTTTACTAAGACTGGAACTGAAGAGTTTGAAGTACATACAAGATTGATGACTGTAAAAGTAAAAGAAGCAATTAACAATAATAATCCTGTTGTTACTGCTGACACAACTATTTCTGATTGTTTATTAAAAATGACAGCAGGAGGTTTTGGAGCTGTAACAGTTATTAGTGAATCAAATGAACCTATTGGTATCTTTACTGATGGAGATTTAAGAAGATTAATTGAATCTGAAGGAACTGACGGTATCAATAAGAATGTAGGGGATTTAGATTTAAATATTCCTTTAAGCATTGATTCAGATGAAATTTTATTCAAAGCGCAAGAGATCTTCACAAAGAATAAAGTTGATGGACTAGTTGTCACCGAAAACGGTAAAGTTATTGGAATGCTTGACATACAAGATTTGGTATAA
- a CDS encoding gliding motility-associated C-terminal domain-containing protein, with translation MKTYTLIPLLLFFLACNTTKPTTSSAQPKNISKDAVLDQIECENAFTPNNDGQNDSFIPVLKKGEFVEFKVYSRWGNLVYSTLSPSQKWDGKEKGKLCPNGVYTWSLEFINETNERLLVGGQVTLIR, from the coding sequence ATGAAAACCTATACTTTAATCCCACTCCTACTATTTTTTTTAGCTTGTAATACTACCAAGCCTACGACTTCTTCAGCTCAGCCCAAAAATATTTCAAAAGACGCTGTATTGGATCAAATTGAATGTGAAAATGCATTTACGCCTAACAATGATGGTCAAAATGATTCTTTTATACCTGTTTTAAAGAAGGGAGAGTTTGTCGAATTTAAAGTCTATTCTCGCTGGGGTAATCTAGTTTATTCAACGCTATCCCCTAGTCAGAAATGGGACGGAAAAGAAAAAGGGAAATTATGTCCAAATGGGGTTTATACCTGGAGTTTAGAATTTATAAATGAAACGAACGAACGTTTACTTGTAGGCGGGCAGGTTACTTTAATACGATAA
- a CDS encoding FAD-binding oxidoreductase: MSQFHTLSVSKITSQTSDTVSVAFEIPTELKQEFEYTSGQYLTLKFNINGKEERRAYSLCSSPFTDDLHEVAVKKVENGIVSTYINDVLKRGDVIEVMPPQGGFVIKPSTSNNKHYVGFAAGSGITPIISMIKTVLSEEPNSKFTLVYGNKTKDSTIFRKELNAIESSNFDLISIYSREQTGDALTEGRIDKTKAIALFKEKSELLKADGFYMCGPEEMIVATAESLKDLGVADDKVHYELFTTPVLLAQETKQETSNFEGAATVTVIYDDEEVEFTLNADGDTILDAAMENDVDVPFSCKGAVCCTCKALVTEGKAIMTANYSLSESEVEEGYILTCQAHPASEKVVVDFDEA; this comes from the coding sequence ATGAGTCAGTTTCATACTTTATCAGTTTCAAAAATTACAAGTCAAACTTCAGATACTGTTTCAGTAGCATTTGAAATCCCTACTGAATTAAAACAAGAATTTGAATATACCTCTGGTCAGTATTTAACATTAAAATTCAACATTAATGGTAAAGAAGAAAGAAGAGCTTATTCTCTTTGTTCATCTCCTTTTACTGATGATTTGCATGAAGTAGCTGTTAAAAAGGTAGAAAACGGTATTGTTTCAACCTATATCAATGATGTATTAAAAAGAGGAGATGTTATCGAAGTAATGCCTCCACAAGGAGGGTTTGTTATAAAGCCTTCTACTTCCAACAATAAACATTATGTTGGATTTGCTGCAGGTAGTGGTATCACCCCTATCATCTCGATGATTAAAACCGTATTGAGTGAAGAGCCAAATAGTAAATTCACACTTGTATATGGTAATAAAACAAAAGACAGCACTATTTTTAGAAAAGAGTTGAATGCTATTGAATCTAGTAATTTTGATTTAATTTCTATCTATTCTAGAGAGCAGACTGGTGATGCTTTAACGGAAGGAAGAATTGACAAAACAAAGGCCATTGCATTATTTAAAGAAAAATCGGAATTACTAAAAGCTGATGGTTTTTACATGTGTGGACCTGAAGAGATGATCGTTGCAACTGCTGAAAGTTTAAAAGATTTAGGAGTAGCAGACGACAAAGTTCACTATGAATTATTTACTACACCTGTTTTATTAGCGCAAGAAACAAAACAAGAAACTAGTAATTTTGAAGGAGCCGCTACTGTTACCGTAATTTACGACGATGAAGAAGTTGAATTCACATTAAACGCTGATGGAGACACCATCCTTGATGCTGCAATGGAAAACGATGTTGATGTTCCTTTTTCTTGTAAAGGTGCTGTTTGTTGTACTTGTAAAGCTCTAGTAACTGAAGGAAAAGCAATTATGACAGCGAACTACTCTCTTAGTGAAAGTGAAGTTGAAGAAGGATATATTTTGACTTGCCAAGCTCACCCAGCTTCTGAAAAAGTTGTGGTAGATTTTGATGAGGCCTAA
- a CDS encoding PKD domain-containing protein, with amino-acid sequence MRSIILLLGILLYVNFSWAQCNNIPIDLNTWTAQGGTWNVSGSGTSVFQTVNGPNVYFLSPQPFINVIISGTLRTDDADDDNMGFVFGVEGTIDTSPFHYYRFEWDEGGNGNGMYVREYDQTGLVATHLSLVGNHWTRGMNHNFTLTYQSSKIIITMDGTQVLEMDGCFNPGKFGFFNRSQANVTYSNFQYLPTPDFQFVSNDSICITEPAITDIFCVSSNTNPYAEIRWDFGDGTIISNVTNASHNYAAAGTYNLELYVRDFFGCEDSITKQIRIFDPSFTLGPDQSICPGAFNATFTSSNTNPGNTYLWSSGETTPNITKNTTAEYRLTLTDANGCIARDTVNLSVGVLPTVSYTANSECIYDNVVFTNTTNSTQSVFWDFGDGNTSNAANPSHQYAASGNYTTKLVATFGQGCKDSTTLAIDIFDAPQANFTGNDDCFNNTAIFTNTSSINTGTITNNIWSFGDGGTGNQLNESHDYATAGNYTVELVTVSNNLCYDTVSYSFDRHAIPNMAYNFSNACLYDSILFTNNSTVDMPSVFQSYEWFFGDGNTSANNSPYHKYSNYGNYTTKLIGTTQFGCQDSLTQSITIHPTPSAEFSFVNDCYNVLANFTDQSTIGNGTITDWNWSFGDGLTGNLDNETHLYNTDGNFVVELVVSSDNSCTDTVTHTITRFPLPIPAYTANSECVYDQVQFNDVSTINAPDNITTWEWSFGPGLNANQQSPNILFPSAGSNPVKLVLTSNNGCKDSISSTIDIYAQPNANFITNDDCNNIPATFIDNSSVVDGIITNWEWDLDDGTSSTNQNLTHYYQTPGTYTIELIVTSSNLCKDTLTQQLVRHPIPTASFNFQNECQYDALTFTNQSSITNGNTIIDYSWDFGDGSNLNQNEHPTHFFSNSGLYEVQLTITSDNNCIDDTTVYVEVYAVPQVNFLAQDQCINVGESNFTNVSTINSGGFNEWKWNFGDGAIDNVLHANHQYNSSGNYTVELIGISNNGCSDTITKPVTIYNKPTASMFINKTEDCVPVCFYFADLSTDDNGISFWEWEFENHEASIQQHPSICIEEAGEYDVSLIVTNIYNCKDTIIETDLLKARPNPIADFTMSTQLTDILNPFLSFTNNSFDAQTWKWDLGDGTIDAANYDTENTYNNAGVYPIQLYVENQYGCNDSLTKDLTVRSKAFHYLPNSFTPNGDGINDAFKVQEESLNFESLSVYDRWGKPVFYSEDILQEWNGTTNGIASKGGTYVWILRYIDEFDNNQIEKGSVTLIK; translated from the coding sequence ATGAGAAGTATTATCCTTTTGTTAGGCATTTTATTGTACGTCAATTTTTCTTGGGCACAGTGTAATAATATCCCTATAGATTTAAACACTTGGACCGCTCAAGGGGGGACTTGGAATGTGTCAGGTTCTGGAACCTCTGTTTTTCAGACAGTGAATGGACCAAACGTTTATTTTTTAAGCCCTCAACCCTTTATTAATGTTATTATTTCTGGAACATTACGTACTGATGATGCAGATGATGATAATATGGGATTTGTATTTGGTGTAGAAGGTACTATAGACACCTCTCCATTTCACTATTATAGATTTGAATGGGATGAAGGTGGGAATGGGAACGGTATGTACGTCAGAGAATACGACCAAACAGGACTTGTTGCAACCCATTTATCTTTAGTAGGGAATCATTGGACTCGAGGAATGAATCATAACTTTACGCTGACCTATCAATCTAGTAAAATAATCATTACGATGGATGGAACGCAGGTTTTGGAAATGGATGGTTGCTTTAACCCTGGAAAATTTGGTTTTTTTAATCGCTCTCAAGCAAATGTTACCTACTCCAACTTTCAATATTTACCTACTCCAGATTTTCAATTTGTTTCAAATGATAGTATTTGTATTACAGAACCTGCAATAACAGATATTTTCTGTGTAAGCTCTAACACTAATCCTTATGCTGAGATTAGATGGGATTTTGGAGATGGAACCATTATCTCTAATGTTACTAATGCTTCACACAATTATGCAGCAGCTGGTACCTATAACTTAGAACTATATGTTCGAGATTTTTTTGGATGTGAAGATTCAATTACCAAACAAATTAGAATCTTTGACCCATCTTTTACTTTAGGACCTGATCAAAGTATATGCCCGGGGGCTTTTAATGCAACTTTTACTTCTAGTAATACCAACCCAGGAAATACATACCTCTGGTCTAGTGGCGAAACAACACCTAACATTACTAAAAACACAACAGCCGAATATCGTCTAACGTTAACTGATGCCAATGGATGTATCGCAAGAGACACGGTTAATTTATCTGTTGGTGTTTTACCAACTGTTTCCTACACTGCAAACTCTGAATGTATTTATGATAATGTTGTCTTTACCAATACAACTAATAGTACGCAATCTGTATTCTGGGATTTTGGAGATGGAAATACTTCCAATGCTGCTAATCCAAGTCACCAATATGCCGCTAGTGGAAACTATACTACCAAATTAGTAGCTACTTTTGGTCAAGGATGCAAAGATTCAACGACTCTAGCTATCGATATCTTTGATGCTCCCCAAGCCAACTTTACTGGAAATGATGACTGTTTTAATAATACTGCAATATTTACCAATACTTCTTCGATTAATACAGGAACAATTACAAATAACATTTGGAGCTTTGGTGATGGGGGAACTGGAAATCAATTGAACGAAAGTCATGACTATGCTACAGCAGGAAATTATACCGTAGAATTGGTAACAGTTTCTAATAATTTATGTTACGATACTGTTTCTTATTCATTTGATAGACATGCAATTCCAAACATGGCTTACAACTTCAGTAATGCCTGTCTATATGATAGCATTTTATTTACCAACAATTCTACTGTAGATATGCCTTCTGTTTTCCAATCTTATGAATGGTTTTTTGGAGATGGAAATACCTCTGCTAATAACAGCCCTTATCATAAGTATTCAAATTATGGAAACTATACAACAAAGTTAATTGGGACTACACAATTTGGGTGTCAAGACTCATTAACACAATCGATAACAATACACCCTACTCCTAGTGCTGAATTTTCCTTTGTCAACGACTGTTATAATGTTTTAGCTAATTTTACGGATCAATCTACCATAGGAAATGGCACAATTACAGATTGGAATTGGAGCTTTGGTGATGGTTTAACAGGAAATTTAGACAATGAAACTCACCTTTACAATACAGATGGAAACTTTGTGGTAGAATTAGTGGTTTCTTCTGACAATAGTTGTACAGATACTGTAACACATACCATTACTAGATTTCCATTACCAATACCAGCTTATACTGCTAACTCAGAATGTGTATATGACCAGGTACAATTTAATGATGTTTCAACCATTAATGCACCAGATAATATAACCACTTGGGAATGGTCTTTTGGACCTGGGTTAAATGCTAATCAGCAATCTCCTAATATTCTATTTCCATCTGCAGGTAGTAATCCCGTAAAATTAGTATTAACATCAAACAATGGTTGTAAAGATTCTATCTCAAGTACAATAGATATTTATGCCCAACCAAACGCAAACTTTATTACGAATGATGATTGTAATAATATACCTGCAACTTTTATCGATAATTCATCTGTAGTAGATGGTATCATTACAAATTGGGAGTGGGATTTAGATGATGGTACTTCTTCTACCAATCAAAATTTAACTCATTATTACCAAACACCTGGAACCTACACTATAGAACTGATTGTTACGAGCAGTAATTTATGTAAAGATACACTTACACAACAATTAGTTCGCCACCCCATCCCTACTGCCAGCTTTAATTTTCAAAACGAATGCCAGTATGACGCTTTAACTTTTACCAATCAAAGTTCAATTACTAATGGAAATACAATTATTGACTATAGTTGGGACTTTGGTGATGGTAGTAACCTTAACCAAAACGAACACCCTACTCACTTTTTTTCAAACTCAGGTCTTTATGAAGTTCAATTAACAATCACTTCAGATAATAACTGTATTGACGATACCACTGTATATGTAGAAGTGTATGCAGTACCACAAGTTAACTTTTTAGCTCAAGATCAGTGCATTAATGTTGGTGAAAGTAATTTTACCAATGTTAGCACTATTAATAGTGGCGGGTTTAACGAATGGAAGTGGAATTTTGGTGATGGAGCTATAGATAATGTATTGCATGCTAATCATCAATATAATAGTAGTGGGAATTATACCGTAGAATTAATTGGGATTTCCAACAATGGATGTTCAGACACCATAACCAAACCTGTCACTATTTACAATAAGCCTACAGCTAGTATGTTTATTAATAAAACTGAAGATTGTGTCCCAGTTTGCTTTTATTTTGCTGATTTATCAACTGATGATAATGGTATTAGCTTTTGGGAATGGGAATTTGAAAACCATGAGGCTAGTATTCAACAGCATCCAAGTATTTGTATAGAAGAAGCTGGAGAATATGATGTTTCATTAATCGTTACCAACATCTACAATTGTAAAGATACCATCATCGAAACGGATTTACTTAAAGCAAGACCTAATCCTATTGCAGATTTTACAATGTCCACTCAACTCACTGATATACTTAACCCTTTCCTTTCTTTTACCAACAATAGCTTTGATGCGCAAACTTGGAAATGGGATTTAGGAGATGGAACAATTGATGCAGCTAACTACGACACAGAGAATACCTACAACAATGCTGGTGTTTATCCTATTCAATTATATGTTGAGAATCAATATGGTTGTAATGACAGTTTAACTAAAGACTTAACTGTTCGATCAAAAGCATTCCACTATTTACCAAATTCATTTACTCCCAATGGAGATGGAATCAATGACGCTTTTAAAGTTCAAGAAGAAAGTTTAAATTTTGAAAGCTTAAGCGTCTATGACCGATGGGGAAAACCAGTTTTTTATAGTGAAGACATTCTTCAGGAATGGAATGGTACTACAAATGGTATAGCTTCTAAAGGAGGTACCTATGTTTGGATTTTACGTTATATTGATGAATTTGATAACAATCAAATTGAAAAAGGAAGTGTCACACTAATAAAATAA